A genomic segment from Nasonia vitripennis strain AsymCx chromosome 1 unlocalized genomic scaffold, Nvit_psr_1.1 chr1_random0009, whole genome shotgun sequence encodes:
- the LOC100115534 gene encoding 3-phosphoinositide-dependent protein kinase 1 isoform X1, whose protein sequence is MTSLPTLPSIRSKNSESSPLKRVANQTLTASPQPAVTVEGPVFKMSPPTNDVTNGVVVAAPGDIVAPARLPTSPAATQQQLNNPTGQQQQSLDTATPTTTVVPTHKRTPKDFIFGKVIGEGSFSTVYIAKDIHTSKEYAIKVCDKRHIIKEKKSEYVKREKEVLNMLAGAKHSFVRLFCTFQDLERLYFVLSYAKNGELLPYINKVGSFDIECTKFYSAEILRGLEYLHGLGIIHRDLKPENILLDENMHVLITDFGSAKILKEDPEQLALDKTNSGKYRRERRNSFVGTAQYVSPELLTDKTTSRASDLWALGCIIYQMVAGLPPFRSRSEYLIFQKILALEYEIPDGFCELARDLVSKLLKLEPSERLGASDEHGAGYPSIRSHPFFANVDFETLHEQTPPAIYPYLPGTSEHEELRSHYRVPDNLKPGLDDKQLTRLLGLGIGEPSDDDDDESSSAEQQQQQQQKEQQQRKLEEDEQRRRAERREKQRRLKLDKSKKKTGISDLTQEEIARRLDEQKANNQWDSFVDGNLIVKQGFVSKRKGLFARRRMLLLTTGPHLYYVDPVNMVLKGEIPWSKELRVEPKNFKIFFVHTPNRTYYLEDPEGYALEWCQAIEEVRVHYYDVKETA, encoded by the exons CGTGTGGCGAACCAGACGCTTACCGCTTCGCCACAGCCGGCAGTAACGGTGGAGGGGCCGGTGTTCAAAATGTCTCCACCGACGAACGACGTGACGAACGGGGTAGTGGTCGCGGCTCCGGGTGACATCGTCGCCCCGGCCCGACTGCCCACCAGCCCTGCGGCTACTCAGCAGCAGCTCAACAACCCGActggccagcagcagcagagcctCGACACCGCCACCCCGACGACCACCGTCGTACCCACCCACAAGCGCACCCCCAAGGACTTCATCTTCGGCAAGGTCATCGGCGAGGGCAGCTTCTCCACG GTCTACATCGCGAAGGACATCCACACGAGCAAGGAGTACGCGATCAAGGTGTGCGACAAGCGGCACATCATCAAGGAGAAGAAGAGCGAGTACGTGAAGCGCGAGAAGGAGGTGCTGAACATGCTGGCCGGCGCGAAGCACTCGTTCGTCCGGCTGTTCTGCACCTTCCAGGACCTCGAGCGGCTCTACTTCGTTCTATCCTACGCCAAGAACGGCGAGCTGCTGCCCTACATCAACAAGGTCGGCAGCTTCGACATCGAGTGCACCAAGTTCTACTCGGCGGAGATCCTGCGGGGCCTCGAGTACCTCCACGGCCTCGGCATCATCCACCGCGATCTCAAGCCCGAGAACATCCTGCTCGACGAGAACATGCACGTCCTCATCACCGACTTCGGCAGCGCCAAGATCCTCAAGGAGGACCCCGAGCAGCTGGCGCTCGACAAGACCAACTCCGGCAAGTACAGGCGCGAGAGGCGGAACTCCTTCGTCGGCACCGCCCAGTACGTATCGCCCGAGCTGCTCACCGACAAGACCACCTCGCGCGCCTCCGACCTCTGGGCCCTCGGCTGCATCATCTACCAGATGGTCGCCGGGCTGCCGCCGTTCCGCTCGCGCAGCGAGTACCTCATCTTCCAGAAGATCCTCGCGCTCGAGTACGAGATCCCCGACGGCTTCTGCGAGCTCGCCCGCGACCTCGTCAGCAAACTCCTCAAGCTCGAGCCGAGCGAGCGGCTGGGCGCGAGCGACGAGCACGGCGCCGGCTACCCGAGCATCCGCAGCCACCCCTTCTTCGCCAACGTCGACTTCGAGACCCTCCACGAGCAGACGCCCCCGGCCATCTACCCCTACCTGCCCGGCACCTCCGAGCACGAGGAGCTGCGCTCGCACTACCGCGTGCCCGACAACCTCAAGCCCGGCCTCGACGACAAGCAGCTCACCCGACTCCTCGGGCTCGGCATCGGCGAGcccagcgacgacgacgacgacgagtccAGCAGCgctgagcagcagcagcagcagcagcagaaagagcagcagcagcggaagcTCGAGGAGGACGAGCAGAGGCGCAGAGCCGAGCGCAGGGAGAAACAGCGCCGACTGAAGCTCGACAAGTCCAAGAAGAAGACCGGCATCTCGGACCTCACCCAGGAGGAGATCGCCCGCAGGCTCGACGAGCAGAAGGCCAACAACCAGTGGGACAGCTTCGTCGACGGAAACCTCATCGTCAAGCAGGGCTTCGTCAGCAAGCGCAAGGGTCTCTTCGCCAGGCGGCGTATGCTGCTGCTCACCACCGGACCGCACCTCTACTACGTCGACCCCGTCAATATGGTGCTCAAGGGGGAGATCCCCTGGAGCAAGGAACTCAGGGTCGAGCCCAAAAACTTCAAGATCTTCTTCGTGCACACG CCCAACCGCACGTACTACCTGGAAGATCCCGAGGGCTACGCGCTCGAATGGTGTCAGGCCATCGAGGAGGTGCGCGTGCACTACTACGACGTCAAGGAGACCGCCTAA
- the LOC100115534 gene encoding 3-phosphoinositide-dependent protein kinase 1 isoform X2, whose translation MSPPTNDVTNGVVVAAPGDIVAPARLPTSPAATQQQLNNPTGQQQQSLDTATPTTTVVPTHKRTPKDFIFGKVIGEGSFSTVYIAKDIHTSKEYAIKVCDKRHIIKEKKSEYVKREKEVLNMLAGAKHSFVRLFCTFQDLERLYFVLSYAKNGELLPYINKVGSFDIECTKFYSAEILRGLEYLHGLGIIHRDLKPENILLDENMHVLITDFGSAKILKEDPEQLALDKTNSGKYRRERRNSFVGTAQYVSPELLTDKTTSRASDLWALGCIIYQMVAGLPPFRSRSEYLIFQKILALEYEIPDGFCELARDLVSKLLKLEPSERLGASDEHGAGYPSIRSHPFFANVDFETLHEQTPPAIYPYLPGTSEHEELRSHYRVPDNLKPGLDDKQLTRLLGLGIGEPSDDDDDESSSAEQQQQQQQKEQQQRKLEEDEQRRRAERREKQRRLKLDKSKKKTGISDLTQEEIARRLDEQKANNQWDSFVDGNLIVKQGFVSKRKGLFARRRMLLLTTGPHLYYVDPVNMVLKGEIPWSKELRVEPKNFKIFFVHTPNRTYYLEDPEGYALEWCQAIEEVRVHYYDVKETA comes from the exons ATGTCTCCACCGACGAACGACGTGACGAACGGGGTAGTGGTCGCGGCTCCGGGTGACATCGTCGCCCCGGCCCGACTGCCCACCAGCCCTGCGGCTACTCAGCAGCAGCTCAACAACCCGActggccagcagcagcagagcctCGACACCGCCACCCCGACGACCACCGTCGTACCCACCCACAAGCGCACCCCCAAGGACTTCATCTTCGGCAAGGTCATCGGCGAGGGCAGCTTCTCCACG GTCTACATCGCGAAGGACATCCACACGAGCAAGGAGTACGCGATCAAGGTGTGCGACAAGCGGCACATCATCAAGGAGAAGAAGAGCGAGTACGTGAAGCGCGAGAAGGAGGTGCTGAACATGCTGGCCGGCGCGAAGCACTCGTTCGTCCGGCTGTTCTGCACCTTCCAGGACCTCGAGCGGCTCTACTTCGTTCTATCCTACGCCAAGAACGGCGAGCTGCTGCCCTACATCAACAAGGTCGGCAGCTTCGACATCGAGTGCACCAAGTTCTACTCGGCGGAGATCCTGCGGGGCCTCGAGTACCTCCACGGCCTCGGCATCATCCACCGCGATCTCAAGCCCGAGAACATCCTGCTCGACGAGAACATGCACGTCCTCATCACCGACTTCGGCAGCGCCAAGATCCTCAAGGAGGACCCCGAGCAGCTGGCGCTCGACAAGACCAACTCCGGCAAGTACAGGCGCGAGAGGCGGAACTCCTTCGTCGGCACCGCCCAGTACGTATCGCCCGAGCTGCTCACCGACAAGACCACCTCGCGCGCCTCCGACCTCTGGGCCCTCGGCTGCATCATCTACCAGATGGTCGCCGGGCTGCCGCCGTTCCGCTCGCGCAGCGAGTACCTCATCTTCCAGAAGATCCTCGCGCTCGAGTACGAGATCCCCGACGGCTTCTGCGAGCTCGCCCGCGACCTCGTCAGCAAACTCCTCAAGCTCGAGCCGAGCGAGCGGCTGGGCGCGAGCGACGAGCACGGCGCCGGCTACCCGAGCATCCGCAGCCACCCCTTCTTCGCCAACGTCGACTTCGAGACCCTCCACGAGCAGACGCCCCCGGCCATCTACCCCTACCTGCCCGGCACCTCCGAGCACGAGGAGCTGCGCTCGCACTACCGCGTGCCCGACAACCTCAAGCCCGGCCTCGACGACAAGCAGCTCACCCGACTCCTCGGGCTCGGCATCGGCGAGcccagcgacgacgacgacgacgagtccAGCAGCgctgagcagcagcagcagcagcagcagaaagagcagcagcagcggaagcTCGAGGAGGACGAGCAGAGGCGCAGAGCCGAGCGCAGGGAGAAACAGCGCCGACTGAAGCTCGACAAGTCCAAGAAGAAGACCGGCATCTCGGACCTCACCCAGGAGGAGATCGCCCGCAGGCTCGACGAGCAGAAGGCCAACAACCAGTGGGACAGCTTCGTCGACGGAAACCTCATCGTCAAGCAGGGCTTCGTCAGCAAGCGCAAGGGTCTCTTCGCCAGGCGGCGTATGCTGCTGCTCACCACCGGACCGCACCTCTACTACGTCGACCCCGTCAATATGGTGCTCAAGGGGGAGATCCCCTGGAGCAAGGAACTCAGGGTCGAGCCCAAAAACTTCAAGATCTTCTTCGTGCACACG CCCAACCGCACGTACTACCTGGAAGATCCCGAGGGCTACGCGCTCGAATGGTGTCAGGCCATCGAGGAGGTGCGCGTGCACTACTACGACGTCAAGGAGACCGCCTAA
- the LOC100115496 gene encoding aprataxin isoform X1, with amino-acid sequence MQKSVKRLSKAAMYKASCVKQNISNLKPGHWSLGLLTSMNDPESKVEEDDRIAVIKDKYPKARFHYLVLPKKDISTISEVTRDDIELLQHMENIANKFVDIHKDYEFLVGYHAIPSMHRLHLHVISTDFDSRCLKTKQHWNSFTTPYFLPSKDVRKQLEETGEIKINAKQKEECLLRELKCHRCSYTSKTMPALKKHIIQHITQK; translated from the exons ATGCAAAAGTCGGTCAAAA GATTGTCTAAGGCTGCAATGTATAAAGCTTCTTGTGTCAagcaaaatatttcaaatctcAAACCTGGACATTGGTCACTCGGTCTGCTTACCTCGATGAATGATCCTGAATCAAAAGTAGAAGAAGATGATCGCATTGCTGTTATAAAAGACAAGTATCCAAAAGCAAGATTTCACTACCTAGTTTTACCAAAGAAGGATATAAGTACTATCAGTGAAGTAACTAGAGACGATATAGAACTTCTCCAGCATATGGAAAACATTGCAAACAAATTTGTTGATATTCACAAggattatgaattttt aGTTGGTTATCATGCCATTCCAAGTATGCATCGCTTACATCTACATGTAATAAGCACTGACTTTGATAGTCGCTGTTTGAAAACAAAGCAGCATTGGAATTCTTTTACAACGCCATACTTTTTGCCTTCTAAAG ATGTTCGCAAACAACTTGAAGAAACTggtgaaataaaaattaatgctAAACAAAAAGAAGAGTGCTTGCTGAGAGAGTTAAAATGTCATAGATGTTCTTATACTTCAAAGACTATGCCAGCTCTTAAAAAGCATATTATTCAACACATTACTCAAAAATAG
- the LOC100115496 gene encoding aprataxin isoform X2, with protein sequence MYKASCVKQNISNLKPGHWSLGLLTSMNDPESKVEEDDRIAVIKDKYPKARFHYLVLPKKDISTISEVTRDDIELLQHMENIANKFVDIHKDYEFLVGYHAIPSMHRLHLHVISTDFDSRCLKTKQHWNSFTTPYFLPSKDVRKQLEETGEIKINAKQKEECLLRELKCHRCSYTSKTMPALKKHIIQHITQK encoded by the exons ATGTATAAAGCTTCTTGTGTCAagcaaaatatttcaaatctcAAACCTGGACATTGGTCACTCGGTCTGCTTACCTCGATGAATGATCCTGAATCAAAAGTAGAAGAAGATGATCGCATTGCTGTTATAAAAGACAAGTATCCAAAAGCAAGATTTCACTACCTAGTTTTACCAAAGAAGGATATAAGTACTATCAGTGAAGTAACTAGAGACGATATAGAACTTCTCCAGCATATGGAAAACATTGCAAACAAATTTGTTGATATTCACAAggattatgaattttt aGTTGGTTATCATGCCATTCCAAGTATGCATCGCTTACATCTACATGTAATAAGCACTGACTTTGATAGTCGCTGTTTGAAAACAAAGCAGCATTGGAATTCTTTTACAACGCCATACTTTTTGCCTTCTAAAG ATGTTCGCAAACAACTTGAAGAAACTggtgaaataaaaattaatgctAAACAAAAAGAAGAGTGCTTGCTGAGAGAGTTAAAATGTCATAGATGTTCTTATACTTCAAAGACTATGCCAGCTCTTAAAAAGCATATTATTCAACACATTACTCAAAAATAG
- the LOC100115461 gene encoding DNA ligase 1, which yields MRRLSRGKQRKSEANSDAEEEVSGSAKTDNDETGSGNDVEVSNSTGKKRNARGRVKTSEENRVDDKEEAEGQENGKPASKRRKKDSDENVESEKAESDNETERPVNKKRRGKLQDKDSSKAESEEEAEKPVNKKKRGKQDKDSDVSYEEKKDKTEENGKSAKGKKKGKTARKEDPKEAEDEEEEDEEEYEVEKIIDQRTIKGRRQFLVRWKGYTAESDTWEDDKELNCDRLIEEFLTEQEEKDDSHEDDENERTDKKAKGKKPDKKSKKAKKSAAKAKNGSPKQATRHKEKEKDSDDDDEDEDDAKEYEVEKIIEVHFKKDKKREFLIRWKGFSATSDTWEPEENLNCPELINKFMEKLDKIKNIESRELRMNPSHTKRYTLTMHADKRQSRRHADKQRVTYHECDA from the exons atgcGTCGTCTATCCAGAGGAAAGCAAAGAAAGTCAGAGGCTAACAGTGATGCTGAAGAAGAAGTTAGTGGCTCTGCAAAAACTGATAATGACGAAACTGGATCTGGAAACGACGTAGAAGTATCAAATTCCACAGGAAAGAAGCGCAATGCGAGAGGTCGTGTCAAGACAAGTGAAGAGAATCGAGTAGATGATAAGGAAGAAGCAGAGGGACAAGAAAATGGAAAGCCTGCTAGCAAGAGAAGGAAGAAGGACAGCGATGAAAATGTAGAGAGTGAAAAAGCAGAATCAGATAACGAGACTGAAAGGCcagtaaacaaaaaaagaagaggcaAACTACAAGACAAAGATAGCAGCAAAGCAGAGTCAGAAGAAGAAGCCGAAAAACCTGTAAACAAAAAGAAGAGGGGCAAACAGGATAAGGACAGCGACGTAAGTTATGAAGAGAAGAAGGACAAAACTGAAGAAAATGGAAAATCGGCCAAAGGTAAAAAGAAGGGTAAAACTGCTCGAAAAGAAGATCCTAAAGAAGCCGAGGAtgaggaggaagaagacgaagaggaATATGAA gttgaaaaaataattgatcaGCGTACAATTAAAGGTCGACGTCAATTCCTAGTCAGATGGAAAGGCTACACAGCAGAATCTGATACTTGGGAAGATGATAAAGAATTGAACTGTGACAGGTTGATAGAGGAATTCCTGACTGAACAGGAAGAGAAAGATGACTCGCACGAAGATGACGAAAATGAAAGGACAGACAAAAAGGCCAAGGgcaaaaaaccagataaaaAGTCTAAAAAAGCAAAGAAATCTGCTGCCAAAGCTAAAAACG gTTCACCAAAGCAAGCTACTAGGCataaggaaaaagaaaaagactcAGATGACGATGATGAAGACGAGGACGATGCAAAAGAATACGAAGTTGAAAAGATCATTGAAGTTCACttcaaaaaagataaaaaacgcGAATTTTTAATAAGGTGGAAAGGATTCTCAGCGACAAGTGATACATGGGAACCGGaagaaaatttgaactgtCCCGAACTTATCAATAAGTTCATGGAGAAATTAGataaaataaagaatataGAATCAAGGGAGTTAAGAATGAATCCTTCACATACAAAACGCTATACATTAACAATGCATGCAGATAAGAGACAATCTCGGCGCCATGCTGATAAACAGag AGTAACCTACCATGAATGCGATGCGTGA